Proteins encoded together in one Nitrospirota bacterium window:
- a CDS encoding HNH endonuclease, whose translation MEHTLLLNATYEPLRVVSWKKALVLFFQGKVEVLEEYNREVHSFSLTIKLPSVVRLLYRIHPNHKHRVVKFSRVNIFTRDKHSCQYCAKKCRSDELTFDHVIPIAKDGRKTWENIVTACIRCNHIKSGRTPEEAGMKLIKKPQRPRWSPSLTITIGIKHTPESWRDYLYWNMELEL comes from the coding sequence ATGGAACACACACTTCTTCTCAACGCGACCTATGAACCTCTGCGGGTCGTTTCATGGAAAAAAGCCCTGGTCCTCTTTTTTCAAGGTAAAGTAGAAGTTCTTGAAGAATACAATAGGGAGGTCCATTCCTTTTCCCTGACCATAAAACTTCCCTCCGTCGTTCGCCTTCTTTACCGGATTCATCCCAACCATAAACACCGGGTCGTTAAATTTTCACGAGTTAATATTTTTACCCGTGACAAACATTCGTGCCAGTATTGCGCTAAAAAATGCAGGTCAGACGAATTAACGTTTGATCATGTTATCCCGATCGCGAAAGACGGCCGCAAAACATGGGAAAATATCGTCACGGCCTGCATAAGGTGCAACCATATTAAAAGCGGGCGGACTCCGGAGGAGGCGGGAATGAAACTCATTAAGAAACCTCAGCGGCCGAGGTGGAGTCCTTCTCTGACCATTACCATCGGAATAAAACATACGCCGGAGTCGTGGAGGGATTATCTCTACTGGAACATGGAATTGGAACTCTGA